Proteins from one Ranitomeya variabilis isolate aRanVar5 chromosome 1, aRanVar5.hap1, whole genome shotgun sequence genomic window:
- the LOC143783239 gene encoding thioredoxin-like translates to MTMEQIEDKQSMERVLRDAGEKPVVFSFISYSCPYCKSLLSLLENLCQEMPGVIFKIVNAKVSGDLMNAFGITGVPHTFLFKNGIKLYEVIGANKDLLLKYLMEIKS, encoded by the exons ATGACAATGGAACAGATAGAAGATAAG CAATCAATGGAAAGAGTTTTGAGAGACGCTGGGGAAAAACCTGTAGTATTTTCTTTTATATCATATTCATGTCCTTATTGCAAAAGTCTACTGTCTCTTCTTGAA AACCTATGTCAAGAGATGCCCGGTGTCATCTTCAAGATAGTGAATGCCAAAGTTTCAGGA GATCTGATGAATGCATTTGGGATTACTGGAGTGCCACATACTTTCCTCTTCAAAAATGGTATTAAG CTCTATGAAGTAATCGGGGCAAACAAAGACTTACTGCTGAAATATCTAATGGAGATAAAAAGCTAG